From the genome of Virgibacillus proomii, one region includes:
- a CDS encoding sulfite exporter TauE/SafE family protein, giving the protein MKFSYLYYHIISSSEREMVVISLIYFLIGLLACTVGAMAGLGGGIIIKPLLDALGHYDLSTIGVLSAATVFSMATVSLIKLRNSDLNVDRLNSFLIAIGSILGGFIGKGLFNYFVINMGSSKIVGIVQSSLLSILLIIIFIFMKHNNHIKTYHIKNRLVILSVGLVLGLLSAFLGIGGGPLNVAALVFIFSMNTKDASVNSIFIIFFSQLSSLLLVAGSTGFDDYNLSMLWVMVAGGIIGGIVGSNFVSKLSNRIIERTFNVTLLNIILLNFYNIIMQIG; this is encoded by the coding sequence GTGAAGTTTTCTTATCTTTATTATCATATTATCTCAAGTTCAGAAAGAGAGATGGTCGTTATTTCTTTAATATACTTTTTAATTGGTTTACTTGCTTGTACAGTTGGAGCAATGGCAGGATTGGGTGGTGGCATCATTATCAAACCACTGTTAGATGCGCTTGGTCATTATGACTTATCGACAATTGGTGTATTATCGGCTGCCACTGTTTTTTCTATGGCAACTGTTTCATTAATTAAACTAAGAAATTCCGATTTAAATGTAGATCGGTTAAATAGCTTTTTAATTGCGATTGGTTCCATTCTAGGCGGTTTTATTGGAAAGGGCCTATTTAATTATTTTGTGATCAATATGGGGTCTTCAAAAATTGTCGGAATCGTCCAGTCCAGTTTACTCTCGATTTTGCTTATTATCATATTTATTTTTATGAAACATAACAACCATATTAAAACATATCATATTAAAAATCGTCTGGTTATATTAAGTGTAGGCCTTGTACTCGGTTTGTTATCTGCTTTTTTAGGGATTGGCGGAGGCCCGCTGAATGTAGCTGCTTTAGTATTTATCTTTTCCATGAATACAAAAGATGCGAGTGTTAATTCGATCTTTATTATCTTTTTTTCCCAGCTGTCTTCTTTGCTTTTAGTTGCAGGTTCAACAGGGTTTGACGACTATAATTTATCCATGCTGTGGGTGATGGTAGCTGGCGGCATAATCGGCGGTATCGTTGGAAGCAATTTTGTCAGCAAACTCTCCAATCGAATAATAGAACGTACATTTAACGTGACATTATTAAACATTATTTTGCTCAATTTTTATAATATCATCATGCAAATAGGATGA